The following are from one region of the Chitinophagales bacterium genome:
- a CDS encoding DNA-directed RNA polymerase sigma-70 factor yields MVSAPAAETTAKKQHFNYINISSGNNVEVSDSHILSTFKNQATREEGLKMLMHKYQQRLYWVIRRMVIVHEDADDVLQNVFIKVWNNLDRFQEQSQLYTWLYRIAINETLTFLKRRKRKAAISLDDEESFVVQQLKADVYFNSSEMQEKLQRAIASLPPKQKAVFVMRYYDELSYEQMSEMLGTSVGALKASYHHALKKIESFLTED; encoded by the coding sequence ATGGTTTCTGCCCCTGCAGCAGAAACCACCGCGAAGAAACAGCATTTCAATTACATAAACATTTCTTCTGGAAATAACGTGGAAGTCAGTGATTCGCATATTCTCTCAACCTTTAAAAATCAGGCTACACGGGAAGAGGGATTAAAGATGCTCATGCATAAATACCAGCAGCGCCTATACTGGGTTATCCGCAGAATGGTGATAGTCCATGAAGATGCCGATGATGTGCTGCAGAACGTATTCATTAAAGTATGGAATAATCTGGATCGATTTCAGGAACAGTCGCAGTTGTATACCTGGCTTTATCGTATAGCCATAAATGAAACGCTTACTTTCCTCAAGCGAAGAAAGCGCAAAGCAGCCATCTCTCTGGATGACGAGGAAAGTTTTGTGGTCCAGCAGTTAAAGGCTGACGTCTATTTCAACAGCAGTGAAATGCAGGAGAAACTGCAGCGGGCTATTGCCTCTTTGCCCCCAAAACAAAAAGCAGTGTTTGTGATGCGCTATTACGATGAGCTTTCCTATGAGCAAATGAGTGAAATGCTTGGGACTTCGGTAGGGGCGCTAAAGGCCTCCTATCATCATGCTTTAAAAAAAATAGAATCTTTTTTAACGGAAGATTAA
- the tktC gene encoding transketolase, whose protein sequence is MTDIEKKETRAGFGAGILELGRKNPDVVALCADLSGSLKLNDFIKEFPDRFFQTGVAEANMIGIAAGLTIGGKIPFACTFANFATGRVYDQIRQSVAYSGKNVKICASHAGLTLGEDGATHQILEDIGMMKMLPNLTVINPCDYNQTRAATIAIADWEGPVYLRFGRPKVPNFTPADQNFEIGKALLLKEGYDVSLFATGHLVWKALLAADELAQKGFSTEVINIHTIKPLDEEAVLNSVGKTRCVVTAEEHQRNGGLGDSIAQLLARKYPAPVEMVAVNDSFGESGKPEELLKKYHLDTPDIVEAALRVIARK, encoded by the coding sequence ATGACGGATATAGAAAAAAAAGAGACCCGTGCAGGTTTCGGAGCGGGCATATTGGAGTTGGGCAGGAAAAACCCCGATGTGGTGGCTCTGTGTGCTGACCTGAGCGGCTCTCTGAAGTTGAATGATTTTATTAAGGAGTTTCCTGACCGCTTTTTTCAAACTGGAGTAGCCGAGGCAAATATGATAGGTATTGCAGCCGGTCTGACCATTGGCGGCAAGATACCCTTTGCCTGCACCTTTGCCAATTTTGCAACCGGACGAGTGTATGACCAAATACGTCAGTCTGTAGCCTACTCGGGTAAAAATGTAAAAATATGCGCCTCCCATGCCGGCCTCACTCTTGGTGAAGACGGAGCCACACATCAAATCCTGGAAGACATCGGAATGATGAAGATGCTTCCGAATCTGACTGTTATAAATCCCTGTGACTATAATCAGACACGGGCGGCAACCATTGCCATTGCCGACTGGGAAGGGCCGGTGTACCTCCGTTTTGGCCGCCCCAAGGTGCCTAATTTTACTCCTGCAGACCAGAACTTTGAAATCGGAAAAGCCCTGCTGCTGAAGGAAGGTTATGACGTGAGCCTTTTTGCCACAGGTCACCTTGTGTGGAAAGCCTTACTGGCTGCCGATGAGCTTGCGCAAAAAGGATTCAGCACGGAAGTCATCAACATTCACACCATTAAGCCCCTGGATGAAGAGGCCGTACTAAATTCTGTCGGGAAAACCCGCTGTGTGGTAACTGCCGAAGAACATCAGCGCAATGGCGGTTTGGGTGACAGTATAGCACAGCTTTTAGCAAGGAAATACCCTGCTCCTGTGGAAATGGTGGCCGTTAACGACTCGTTCGGGGAGAGCGGCAAGCCAGAAGAGCTTCTGAAAAAATATCATTTAGATACTCCTGACATTGTGGAGGCGGCTCTCCGGGTAATTGCAAGGAAGTAA
- the tktA gene encoding transketolase, with the protein MTDIRQLENIAAQVRRDVIRMTHGAQSGHPGGALGCTEYLVALYFRVMKHNPSFHMDGVGEDLFFLSNGHICAAWYSVLARSGYFDIKELSTFRKINSRLQGHPATAEHLPGVRIATGSLGQGLSVAIGAALAKKLNGDERLVYSLHGDGEIQEGQIWEAAMFAAHHKVDNLIAALDWNGMQIDGPNEKVLSLGDLPAKWKAFGWEVLLLKDGNNLQEVLHTLERARTMTGKGKPLMILMKTVMGKGVDFMENDYHWHGVAPDDSQTERALAQLPETLGDY; encoded by the coding sequence ATGACAGATATCCGTCAATTGGAGAATATAGCCGCTCAGGTCAGGAGGGATGTCATCCGCATGACACATGGAGCGCAAAGCGGTCACCCGGGCGGTGCATTGGGATGCACGGAATATCTGGTGGCGCTGTATTTCCGGGTAATGAAACACAACCCCTCTTTCCATATGGATGGGGTGGGGGAGGATCTGTTTTTTCTTTCCAACGGTCATATTTGCGCGGCATGGTATAGCGTATTGGCACGCAGTGGCTATTTTGATATAAAAGAATTAAGCACTTTCAGGAAAATTAATTCGCGTTTGCAGGGACATCCAGCCACTGCCGAGCATTTGCCGGGTGTGCGCATTGCTACCGGCTCGCTGGGTCAGGGTCTATCCGTTGCCATAGGCGCAGCACTGGCCAAAAAACTCAATGGCGATGAGAGGCTGGTGTATTCGCTGCATGGTGACGGAGAAATACAGGAAGGACAGATATGGGAGGCAGCGATGTTTGCGGCCCATCATAAAGTGGACAACCTTATTGCTGCCTTGGACTGGAACGGCATGCAGATTGACGGGCCCAATGAAAAAGTGCTTTCTCTGGGTGATCTGCCGGCCAAATGGAAAGCTTTTGGCTGGGAAGTGCTTTTACTAAAGGACGGAAACAACCTGCAGGAAGTATTACATACTCTGGAGAGGGCACGCACAATGACCGGAAAAGGCAAACCGCTCATGATACTCATGAAAACCGTTATGGGTAAGGGAGTTGATTTCATGGAAAATGATTATCACTGGCATGGCGTTGCTCCGGATGACAGCCAGACCGAGCGGGCATTGGCACAGCTGCCGGAAACACTTGGAGACTACTGA
- the icmF gene encoding Fused isobutyryl-CoA mutase, translated as MNTAVYKPRNHVRIVTAASLFDGHDAAINIMRRLMQAAGAEVIHIGHDRSVQEIVDCAIQEDAQAIAVTSYQGGHMEFLKYMKDLLKKRGASHIRIFAGGGGTILPEEIKALHKYGITRVYSPDDGREMGLQGMINDLLSRSDFPLGIQVNGEFNHLEKKDPRAIARLISAAENFPEQASEILKLIKQKAKKAKVPVLGITGTGGAGKSSLTDELVRRFLIDFRDKTVGILSVDPTKRRTGGALLGDRIRMNAIQNPRVYMRSLATRAANTALPRHVRDAIDILKAARFDLIILETSGIGQSDTQIVDFADVSLYVMTPEYGAATQLEKIDMLDFADAVAINKFDKRGAPDALRDVRKQFRRNRLLFQVPDEELPVFGTIASQFNDPGTNRLYKRLTQIISAKTGIPLPSTISLPEGESSKVYIIPPSRVRYLSEITENNRNYNQWVKKQAELAGRMHALKQTIELLESSPTKENQAIVKRLRNEYTKLEGELSPECKQIISEWPEKIKRYQDDYYTFQVRGKEIKVKTYTETLAHSRVPKVALPGYQAWEDIVKWSLLENVPGEFPYTAGVYPFKREEEDPTRMFAGEGGPERTNKRFHYLSQGMPAKRLSTAFDSVTLYGRDPQTRPDIYGKIGNSGVSVCCLDDAKKLYSGFNLADPHTSVSMTINGPAATITAFFMNAAIDQQCEIYIRQAGMEKEVKKKIKDYFRKKGVPQPTYQGPLPEGNDGLGLMLLGLTGDMVLPKETYEKIKAHTLSQVRGTVQADILKEDQAQNTCIFSTEFSLRLMGDMQEYFVKNNIKNFYSVSISGYHIAEAGANPITQLAFTLANAFTYVEFYLSKGMHIDDFAPNLSFFFSNGLDAEYAVLGRVARRIWAKAMKYKYGANERSQKLKYHIQTSGRSLHAQEIAFNDIRTTLQALYAIYDNCNSLHTNAYDEAITTPTEESVRRAVAIQLIINHELGLAKNQNPLQGSFIIEQLTDLVEEAVYMEFDRITERGGVLGAMETMYQRGKIQEESLYYEMLKNSGQLPVIGVNTFLSKEGSPIIIPEQVIRSTKKEKDYQIAMLRALHHRNAEESKHQIEEVKKAALHNKNVFETLMEAVKYCSLGQITEALFEVGGQYRRNM; from the coding sequence ATGAACACAGCCGTTTATAAGCCCCGCAATCATGTCCGTATCGTAACAGCAGCCTCTCTTTTTGACGGTCATGATGCTGCAATCAACATTATGCGCAGGCTGATGCAGGCAGCCGGTGCCGAGGTAATCCACATCGGCCACGACCGCTCGGTACAGGAAATTGTGGATTGTGCCATTCAGGAAGACGCACAGGCCATAGCCGTTACCTCTTATCAGGGCGGCCACATGGAATTTCTGAAATACATGAAAGATCTGCTGAAGAAAAGAGGTGCTTCTCATATCCGCATCTTTGCCGGAGGCGGGGGCACCATTCTGCCTGAAGAAATTAAAGCCCTCCACAAATACGGTATCACGCGCGTGTATTCACCGGATGATGGCAGGGAAATGGGATTGCAGGGTATGATTAATGACCTGCTCAGCAGGAGCGATTTTCCACTGGGTATTCAGGTAAACGGAGAGTTTAATCATCTGGAAAAAAAGGATCCCCGCGCCATAGCCCGCCTTATTTCTGCTGCAGAAAATTTTCCTGAGCAGGCATCTGAAATCCTCAAACTGATAAAGCAAAAGGCAAAAAAAGCAAAAGTCCCCGTACTGGGAATCACCGGTACCGGAGGAGCCGGCAAATCCTCCCTGACCGATGAACTGGTGCGCAGGTTTCTGATTGATTTCCGGGATAAAACAGTAGGCATCCTTTCGGTTGACCCCACCAAACGCAGAACCGGGGGTGCTTTGCTGGGCGACCGTATCCGGATGAATGCCATTCAAAATCCGCGGGTGTATATGCGCTCTCTGGCCACACGTGCCGCCAACACCGCCCTTCCCCGCCATGTCAGAGATGCTATAGATATCCTCAAAGCCGCGCGCTTTGACCTGATCATTCTGGAAACCTCCGGCATTGGCCAGTCTGATACTCAGATTGTGGACTTTGCCGATGTTTCTCTCTACGTGATGACGCCTGAATATGGCGCTGCTACCCAGCTGGAGAAAATTGACATGCTGGACTTTGCCGATGCTGTGGCCATCAACAAGTTTGACAAACGCGGTGCACCGGATGCCCTCCGCGATGTAAGGAAACAATTTCGCAGAAATCGCCTGTTGTTTCAGGTGCCCGATGAAGAACTTCCGGTTTTCGGAACGATCGCTTCTCAGTTTAATGACCCCGGCACCAACCGCCTCTACAAGCGTCTCACGCAAATCATCTCTGCAAAAACGGGCATCCCTCTCCCTTCCACCATTTCCCTGCCTGAAGGTGAATCCAGTAAAGTGTACATTATCCCTCCGTCACGGGTTCGCTATCTGTCCGAAATCACCGAAAACAACCGCAACTACAATCAATGGGTCAAAAAGCAGGCAGAGCTTGCCGGCCGCATGCATGCCTTAAAGCAGACCATTGAGCTGCTGGAATCTTCGCCCACCAAAGAGAACCAGGCAATAGTTAAGCGCCTGCGCAATGAATATACTAAGCTGGAGGGCGAACTCAGCCCGGAGTGTAAGCAAATTATCAGCGAATGGCCGGAAAAGATAAAACGTTATCAAGATGATTACTACACTTTTCAGGTAAGAGGAAAAGAAATAAAAGTTAAAACCTACACCGAAACACTTGCCCACAGCAGAGTGCCCAAAGTGGCTTTGCCTGGCTATCAGGCATGGGAAGACATTGTAAAATGGAGTTTGCTGGAAAATGTGCCGGGTGAATTTCCTTATACAGCCGGTGTGTATCCTTTCAAAAGAGAAGAGGAAGACCCCACACGGATGTTTGCAGGAGAGGGTGGTCCTGAGCGCACCAACAAGCGGTTTCATTACCTGAGTCAGGGCATGCCGGCTAAAAGGCTGTCAACGGCCTTTGACTCAGTAACCCTCTATGGGCGCGACCCGCAAACACGTCCGGATATTTACGGCAAAATCGGCAACTCAGGAGTTTCTGTATGCTGCCTGGATGATGCCAAAAAATTATACTCAGGCTTTAATCTGGCTGATCCGCACACCTCGGTATCCATGACCATTAACGGGCCGGCAGCAACAATCACTGCGTTTTTCATGAATGCCGCTATTGACCAGCAGTGTGAAATCTATATCCGGCAGGCGGGAATGGAAAAGGAAGTGAAAAAGAAAATAAAAGACTACTTCCGGAAAAAGGGAGTGCCCCAGCCAACCTATCAGGGTCCCCTGCCGGAAGGCAATGATGGGTTAGGGCTGATGCTGCTGGGGTTGACCGGTGATATGGTATTGCCTAAAGAAACCTATGAAAAAATTAAAGCGCATACGCTCTCTCAGGTACGCGGAACTGTACAAGCCGATATCCTTAAGGAAGATCAGGCACAGAACACCTGCATTTTCTCTACCGAATTTTCTCTGCGCCTCATGGGCGATATGCAGGAATATTTTGTAAAAAACAACATCAAAAATTTCTATTCCGTATCCATCTCCGGTTATCACATTGCAGAAGCAGGAGCCAACCCTATCACCCAGCTTGCTTTCACCTTGGCCAATGCTTTTACGTATGTGGAATTTTACCTGTCAAAAGGAATGCACATAGACGACTTTGCCCCTAATCTTTCTTTCTTCTTTTCCAATGGGCTGGATGCCGAATATGCCGTACTGGGCAGAGTAGCCCGCAGAATCTGGGCTAAGGCGATGAAATATAAATACGGAGCAAACGAACGCAGCCAGAAACTCAAGTATCACATTCAAACCTCCGGACGGTCTCTGCATGCCCAGGAAATTGCTTTTAATGACATCCGCACAACCCTTCAGGCTCTTTATGCTATTTATGATAACTGCAATTCTCTGCACACGAATGCTTACGATGAAGCCATTACCACACCTACAGAGGAGTCGGTGCGCAGGGCAGTAGCTATTCAGCTGATCATTAATCATGAGTTGGGGCTGGCAAAGAACCAAAACCCTCTGCAAGGCTCCTTTATCATTGAACAACTGACCGATCTGGTAGAAGAAGCTGTATATATGGAATTTGACCGGATTACCGAACGCGGAGGAGTGTTGGGAGCAATGGAAACCATGTACCAGCGCGGAAAAATACAGGAAGAATCGCTTTACTACGAAATGCTGAAAAACAGCGGCCAACTGCCGGTGATTGGCGTCAATACTTTTCTTTCAAAGGAAGGCTCTCCCATCATCATTCCCGAACAGGTAATACGGTCAACGAAAAAAGAAAAGGATTATCAGATTGCCATGCTGCGCGCGCTGCATCACCGCAACGCGGAGGAAAGCAAACACCAGATTGAAGAGGTAAAAAAAGCAGCCCTGCACAACAAAAATGTATTTGAAACTCTTATGGAGGCTGTCAAATATTGCTCGCTGGGACAAATTACTGAAGCGCTGTTTGAGGTGGGTGGCCAGTATCGCAGAAATATGTGA
- a CDS encoding peptidase M16 translates to MEPPPIRRIERIQLKPAEQLLLSNSIPVYLLNQGVHDVSMVLVSFAAGKWMQETKLVARFTNRMLPEGSVSYTSLQIAEKLDYLGATLKTHCGPDRAHIYLSSLNKHLPETLPLLAELIRQPVFPEAELEVLLTRSRERLKVDKTRHDYVASRRFTSALYGEQHPYGSTHSEEDFDKVTTDLLRQFYNQHYHAGNCYIIAAGKIADNTLKRIEQLFGDPGWKKPPSIVLQRVPQPDAERKQHIPMPKSVQSALRIGKRLFNKCHPDFMKMQVLNTVLGGYFGSRLMSNIREDKGFTYGIHSALLSLLQDGYFYIATEVGYESTRQASAEIYREIKRLQEELIPDDELDLVRNYLSGKILSGLDGPFRQAEYYNGLIPYGLGIDYVQRLMDTIRTVTADELRELARNYLDTETLYEIVAG, encoded by the coding sequence ATGGAACCTCCGCCCATCCGGAGGATTGAGCGGATACAGTTAAAGCCTGCTGAACAGTTGCTGCTGTCTAACAGCATTCCGGTATATCTTTTAAACCAGGGCGTGCACGATGTGAGCATGGTGCTGGTCAGCTTCGCTGCCGGCAAATGGATGCAGGAAACCAAACTGGTAGCCCGTTTTACCAACCGGATGTTGCCTGAAGGATCCGTTTCCTATACTTCGTTGCAGATTGCTGAAAAACTGGATTATCTGGGGGCTACCCTCAAAACCCACTGTGGCCCGGACCGCGCACATATTTACCTCTCATCCCTGAATAAGCATCTTCCGGAAACCCTTCCGCTGCTGGCTGAGCTGATTCGGCAGCCGGTTTTTCCGGAAGCGGAGCTGGAGGTGCTGCTTACACGCAGCCGTGAGCGCCTGAAGGTGGATAAAACGCGCCATGACTACGTAGCAAGCCGCAGGTTCACCTCTGCTTTGTACGGAGAACAGCATCCCTACGGCTCCACCCACAGCGAAGAGGATTTTGACAAGGTCACCACTGACCTGCTCCGTCAATTTTACAATCAGCATTACCATGCCGGCAACTGCTACATCATTGCTGCAGGAAAAATTGCTGACAATACCTTGAAGCGTATTGAGCAACTTTTCGGAGACCCGGGGTGGAAGAAGCCTCCTTCTATTGTTCTGCAGCGGGTGCCTCAACCGGATGCTGAAAGGAAACAGCATATTCCTATGCCAAAATCCGTGCAATCAGCATTGCGCATTGGTAAAAGGCTTTTCAACAAATGCCATCCCGATTTTATGAAGATGCAGGTGTTAAATACAGTGTTGGGCGGCTACTTTGGTTCCAGGTTAATGTCAAACATCCGGGAGGATAAGGGTTTTACTTACGGCATTCACTCCGCATTGCTTTCTCTTTTGCAGGATGGATATTTTTATATAGCTACAGAAGTAGGATACGAGAGCACCCGCCAGGCTTCAGCTGAAATTTACCGCGAAATCAAACGCCTGCAGGAAGAGCTTATACCAGATGATGAGCTGGACCTGGTTAGAAATTATCTGAGCGGAAAAATTTTGTCCGGGTTAGATGGACCTTTCCGGCAGGCAGAGTATTATAACGGGCTCATTCCCTATGGTTTGGGTATTGACTATGTGCAGCGGCTGATGGATACCATTCGTACGGTTACTGCGGATGAACTCCGAGAGCTGGCCCGAAACTATCTGGATACGGAAACCCTTTACGAAATCGTTGCTGGATAA
- a CDS encoding zinc protease: MLRFEKFTLDNGLRVIVHEDHDTPMAVLNILYQVGAKDEEETKTGFAHLFEHLMFGGTENIPNYDEPLQRAGGESNAFTSNDLTNYYDLLPAENLEVAFWLESDRMQALKMDSHSLEVQRKVVCEEFKEHYLNQPYGDVWHKLSSLAYKVHPYKWPTIGKELAHIENASLEDVQHFFRTYYHPANAIMVVAGNVESQQVHDLCQKWFAPIPSGPLVRKTILPEPPQTEERKLEIEADVPLDAIVKAWHMGKRNSPNFYAMDLASNLLADGTSSRFYQNLVKRKKLFSDAEAYVTATCDEGLFVVEGRLMPGVTMQQAEEALWEEIHRLCEEEPPANEFQKVKNKAEAGLTFSDVNLLARATHLAFFEMLEEASRINREAELYTGVSPAEFLREVRTVCTPANCSTIHYYSKNQRH, translated from the coding sequence ATGCTGCGTTTTGAAAAATTTACTTTGGATAATGGTTTGCGGGTTATTGTACACGAAGATCACGATACGCCCATGGCGGTTTTAAATATTTTGTATCAGGTAGGAGCTAAAGATGAAGAGGAAACCAAAACAGGCTTTGCCCATCTGTTTGAGCACCTGATGTTCGGGGGCACAGAAAACATTCCTAACTATGATGAACCGTTGCAGCGTGCGGGAGGGGAGAGCAATGCCTTTACCAGCAATGATTTGACCAACTACTATGACCTGCTTCCGGCTGAAAACCTGGAGGTGGCTTTCTGGCTTGAATCGGACCGCATGCAGGCATTGAAAATGGATTCCCATAGTCTGGAGGTGCAGCGCAAAGTGGTGTGTGAGGAATTTAAGGAACACTACCTGAACCAGCCTTATGGTGATGTGTGGCACAAGCTGAGCAGCCTCGCCTACAAGGTGCATCCCTATAAGTGGCCTACTATTGGTAAGGAATTAGCCCACATTGAAAATGCAAGCCTGGAGGACGTCCAGCATTTTTTCCGGACCTACTACCATCCGGCTAATGCCATCATGGTTGTAGCGGGCAATGTAGAAAGCCAACAGGTACATGACCTTTGTCAAAAGTGGTTTGCCCCGATACCTTCCGGTCCGCTTGTCAGGAAAACCATCCTTCCTGAGCCCCCTCAAACAGAAGAGCGTAAGCTGGAAATTGAGGCTGATGTGCCGCTGGATGCGATTGTCAAAGCCTGGCATATGGGTAAGCGCAATTCTCCCAATTTTTATGCAATGGACCTGGCCAGCAACCTGCTGGCCGATGGCACCTCATCGCGGTTTTATCAGAACCTGGTGAAAAGAAAAAAGCTTTTCAGCGATGCAGAAGCTTATGTTACAGCTACCTGCGATGAGGGGTTGTTCGTTGTGGAAGGACGACTCATGCCCGGAGTAACAATGCAACAGGCAGAAGAAGCCCTGTGGGAGGAAATACACCGACTTTGTGAGGAAGAGCCTCCGGCAAATGAATTTCAGAAAGTGAAAAACAAAGCGGAAGCCGGTTTAACTTTTTCAGACGTCAATCTGCTGGCTCGGGCAACGCATCTGGCTTTTTTTGAAATGCTGGAAGAAGCATCCCGCATAAACCGGGAAGCAGAATTATACACCGGAGTTTCGCCAGCTGAGTTTCTCCGGGAGGTGCGCACTGTTTGTACGCCTGCCAACTGTTCCACCATTCATTATTATTCCAAAAATCAACGGCATTGA
- the mnmE gene encoding tRNA modification GTPase MnmE, protein MPAGSSCQRMYKEDTIVALSTPPGVSAIGVIRLSGPEAIAIAESVFRGKKLSQQPSHTLHHGWIIDGKSEVDEVVIGLFRAPHSYTGEDVVEISAHGSPFVLQKIIHVLVDRGARPAEPGEFTKRAFLHGRMDLTQAEAVADLIAASSEAAHRNALQHLRGGFSRNIQMLKDKLVDFASLVELELDFSEEDVEFADRGQLRHLVTELKAEIAHLLESFRLGNAVTQGISVVIAGQPNAGKSTLLNRLLNDERAIVSDIPGTTRDTIEECIQIEGILFRLIDTAGLREAGDTVERLGIERTLTKAHSSAILVYLFDVNTATAEQIKKDLSVLRHPQTALVLAGNKIDQQSDVPAGFDVEGAEIIWLSSKTGQNVEKLKSALVSKVSDLIFRPDDTLVTNVRHYEALKKALEALDEVLQGLEGATSGELLALDIRRALDALAAITGQISSEDVLNAIFSRFCIGK, encoded by the coding sequence ATGCCTGCCGGAAGCTCCTGTCAGCGTATGTATAAAGAAGACACCATAGTAGCGTTATCCACTCCGCCCGGTGTGAGTGCCATCGGAGTGATCCGCCTTTCGGGCCCGGAGGCCATAGCGATTGCGGAGTCAGTTTTCAGGGGGAAGAAATTGTCGCAACAACCCTCTCATACTTTGCATCACGGCTGGATCATAGACGGCAAATCAGAGGTGGATGAAGTGGTGATAGGGCTGTTTCGGGCGCCCCATTCCTACACCGGGGAAGACGTGGTGGAAATATCGGCGCACGGCTCGCCCTTCGTATTGCAGAAAATCATTCATGTGCTGGTTGACAGGGGCGCCCGCCCGGCTGAGCCCGGGGAGTTTACCAAGCGCGCCTTTTTGCATGGACGCATGGACCTCACCCAGGCGGAGGCCGTGGCTGACCTCATTGCAGCAAGCTCCGAAGCAGCTCACCGCAATGCTTTGCAGCATCTGCGCGGAGGCTTCTCCCGCAATATCCAGATGCTGAAAGACAAATTGGTGGATTTTGCCAGCCTGGTGGAGTTGGAACTGGACTTCAGTGAAGAAGACGTGGAGTTTGCCGACAGGGGTCAGCTCCGGCATCTGGTAACAGAGCTAAAAGCCGAAATCGCACACTTGCTGGAGTCCTTCAGACTGGGAAATGCCGTCACGCAGGGCATATCTGTTGTTATTGCGGGGCAACCCAATGCGGGTAAATCTACATTGCTGAACAGACTCCTTAATGACGAGCGCGCCATAGTGTCTGATATTCCGGGTACAACCCGCGACACTATTGAGGAGTGCATACAGATTGAAGGTATCTTGTTTCGCCTTATTGATACGGCCGGGCTGCGAGAAGCTGGCGATACGGTAGAACGTCTGGGTATTGAGCGCACATTGACAAAAGCACATTCTTCGGCCATCCTGGTGTATCTCTTTGACGTAAATACGGCTACAGCAGAACAGATAAAAAAAGACCTTTCTGTACTGCGCCACCCGCAAACTGCCCTGGTGCTGGCCGGAAACAAAATAGACCAGCAGTCCGATGTGCCGGCTGGCTTTGATGTGGAGGGAGCGGAAATAATATGGTTGTCATCCAAAACGGGTCAGAATGTAGAAAAACTGAAAAGTGCACTGGTGAGCAAAGTTTCAGATTTGATTTTCCGGCCTGACGATACGTTGGTTACAAATGTCCGGCATTATGAGGCGCTGAAAAAAGCCCTTGAGGCTTTGGATGAAGTGCTGCAGGGGCTGGAGGGAGCTACCTCAGGGGAGCTGCTTGCGCTGGATATCCGCAGGGCCCTGGATGCGTTGGCTGCCATTACGGGTCAGATATCCAGCGAGGACGTGCTGAATGCCATCTTTTCCCGTTTCTGTATAGGCAAATGA
- a CDS encoding gliding motility lipoprotein GldB produces the protein MRLYRVILCFLLLGISGCQCGKNRKKVDLSGIELNLTIHRLEEDIFTLDTTRLEAEVAELDSQYHGFVSFYAEQILGLGSFSRQPGLTFHKLAAYLRDPYVLEVRDSCHTLFGDFSRQAARLERALRHVKYYFPQKKIPEIVTFLSNFSYAALTYDTFYLGIGLDMYLGKDFKYYPSLFPQYLYEKFSEEYLVANSMKALAGYYFNPQPKDNRLISQMIVNGIVLYFTDLTLPDEEDYVKIGYRPEDIQWCQMNEPEIWKYFIDRELLYSTAAETNRRYVTPGPSTTGMPRESPGNVGTWVGWQIVRAYMKKFPDTPFEELLKKDPQEILVLSGYKPNRRLL, from the coding sequence ATGCGGCTTTACAGGGTTATTTTGTGTTTTCTGCTGCTGGGAATTTCCGGTTGCCAGTGCGGCAAAAATAGGAAAAAAGTTGACCTGTCCGGGATTGAACTAAACCTGACTATCCATCGTCTGGAGGAGGATATTTTCACTCTGGATACCACCCGGCTGGAGGCAGAAGTGGCGGAGCTGGACAGCCAGTATCATGGCTTTGTATCGTTTTATGCCGAACAGATTCTCGGCCTGGGCAGCTTCAGCAGGCAACCAGGCCTCACCTTCCATAAGCTGGCAGCCTACCTGCGCGATCCGTATGTGCTGGAGGTGCGGGACAGTTGCCACACGCTTTTTGGAGACTTTAGCAGGCAGGCCGCCAGACTGGAAAGGGCACTGCGGCATGTGAAATACTATTTCCCGCAAAAGAAAATTCCCGAAATCGTCACCTTCCTTTCCAACTTCAGCTATGCGGCCCTTACCTATGACACGTTTTATCTGGGCATAGGCCTGGATATGTACCTGGGAAAGGACTTTAAGTACTATCCTTCCTTGTTTCCACAATACCTGTATGAGAAATTTTCAGAAGAATACCTTGTGGCCAACAGCATGAAGGCACTGGCAGGATATTATTTCAATCCGCAGCCTAAGGACAACCGGCTCATCAGCCAGATGATTGTAAACGGCATAGTATTGTACTTTACCGATCTTACCTTGCCGGATGAGGAAGACTATGTGAAGATTGGCTATAGGCCTGAAGATATTCAATGGTGCCAGATGAATGAACCGGAAATCTGGAAGTATTTTATAGACCGTGAGCTGTTGTATTCCACGGCAGCGGAAACCAACCGCAGGTATGTGACCCCCGGACCGTCCACTACCGGTATGCCCCGGGAATCTCCGGGCAATGTGGGAACCTGGGTGGGCTGGCAGATTGTTCGGGCGTATATGAAAAAGTTTCCGGACACTCCGTTTGAAGAGCTGTTGAAGAAAGACCCTCAGGAGATACTGGTGTTGTCCGGGTACAAGCCCAATCGCAGGCTGTTGTAA